Genomic DNA from bacterium:
TCCTGTTTTTCGTTTTTGCGCAGATAGCGGTTTTTTAAAATAATTTTTGCATTTTCTTTAAGTTTCAGATTTTTGCGGATGATTTCCATTACTTCTGGGTCTAATTTCTCTGACATTTTTGTTGTTTTAGTTTTTTAATTTCTTTTTCAAATGTTTTGAGGCTGCCAAAGCCTCTGTAAACTGAAGCAAAGCGCAGATAAGCTATTTGGTCGAGACAACGGAGGTGCTCAATAATAATTTTGCCTATTTCTCGTGAGGAAATTACTTTTTCGTTTTTTTGTTTAATCTCGTCTTTAATTTTTTCTATCAAATCTTGGAACTCTTCCTCGGATACTGGTCGTTTAGTCAGAGCTTTGCGCAATCCCCTTTCTAGTTTAGATTGAGAGAATCTCTCTTTTTGCCCGTTTCTTTTTTCAACCATAATTTTCAAAGGAGCTACTTTTTCATAGGTGGTAAATCGATATTTGCATTTCAGACACTCTCTTCGGCGTCGCACTATGTAAAGACCCTGATCCCGGGTTTCTAAAACTTGGGTTTCGCTGCCGCAGCGAAGACATTTCATCTTTATCCCCACTTTTTCAGTTTCTAAATCATTTTAACTTTTTTATTAAAGCTAAAATAGACTATATTTGTGGATAACTTTATTTAAAAAAACTAAATATAAGATTTGAATCTTGTTTAAAAAACTCACCACTATATTATTAACATTTTCTTGATTGTCTTGGATTTTATTAATAGTTATCATCAAGCTTTGTTTTTGCTTTTTGAAATCTTTCTTGACACTACTAATTTTTAGCTCTAAACTTAAATTAACTTTTGGTTTTTATGAGTGATTCAGATACAAAACAAAACTTTGACTTTCCTAAGGGCCAAGAGAACGAACCTATTAATGTGGCTCGTATTAAAGTTGTGGGTGTTGGCGGAGGCGGTAATTCCGCTATTACTAGAATGGTTAATGCCCGCATAAAGGGAGTTGAGTTTGTGGCTATAAATACTGATCTAC
This window encodes:
- the nrdR gene encoding transcriptional repressor NrdR encodes the protein MKCLRCGSETQVLETRDQGLYIVRRRRECLKCKYRFTTYEKVAPLKIMVEKRNGQKERFSQSKLERGLRKALTKRPVSEEEFQDLIEKIKDEIKQKNEKVISSREIGKIIIEHLRCLDQIAYLRFASVYRGFGSLKTFEKEIKKLKQQKCQRN